A genomic stretch from uncultured Pseudodesulfovibrio sp. includes:
- the leuB gene encoding 3-isopropylmalate dehydrogenase has product MKICVLPGDGIGQEIVAQALRVMKRVGDKFGHVFETTEALIGGCAIDAVGVPLPDETIAKCKAADAVLLGAVGGPKWDTIDPAIRPEKGLLGIRKELGLFANVRPANLFKQLADACYLRPDIVAKGLDVMVVRELTGGIYFGEPRFDGEKDGERFGYNTMTYYEHEIRRIARVAFEAARKRSGRVCSVDKANVLDVSRVWREIVIDEHKNYADIELSHMYVDNAAMQLVRDPSQFDVIVTGNLFGDILSDEAAAITGSIGMLPSASLGEANPGLYEPIHGSAPDIAGQDKANPLATILSVSMMLRHSFDMAEEADCIEQAVEKTLEQGYRTGDIWQEGCKPVGCVAMAEAVLSNM; this is encoded by the coding sequence TAGGTCAGGAGATTGTAGCGCAGGCCTTGCGCGTTATGAAAAGGGTTGGCGATAAATTCGGTCATGTTTTTGAGACGACGGAAGCCCTTATAGGCGGATGTGCCATTGATGCAGTGGGTGTGCCGCTGCCGGACGAAACCATTGCCAAGTGCAAGGCTGCAGATGCTGTTCTGCTCGGTGCAGTGGGCGGACCAAAATGGGATACCATCGATCCTGCTATTCGTCCTGAGAAAGGGCTGCTTGGCATCCGCAAGGAACTCGGCCTGTTTGCCAATGTGCGTCCCGCCAATTTGTTCAAGCAACTGGCTGACGCCTGCTACCTGCGTCCGGATATTGTGGCCAAGGGGTTGGACGTGATGGTCGTGCGCGAGCTGACTGGTGGTATTTATTTCGGTGAACCGCGTTTTGACGGAGAAAAAGACGGCGAGCGTTTTGGTTATAATACCATGACGTATTATGAACATGAAATTCGTCGTATCGCCCGTGTCGCTTTCGAGGCTGCCCGCAAGCGTTCAGGCCGTGTGTGTTCCGTGGATAAGGCCAACGTGCTGGATGTTTCCCGTGTCTGGCGTGAGATCGTCATTGATGAACACAAGAATTATGCGGACATCGAGTTGTCTCATATGTACGTGGATAACGCGGCTATGCAGTTGGTGCGCGACCCGTCACAGTTTGACGTGATCGTCACCGGCAACCTGTTTGGTGATATCCTGTCTGATGAAGCTGCTGCAATTACCGGGTCTATCGGTATGTTGCCTTCAGCATCTCTGGGAGAGGCGAACCCCGGTTTGTATGAACCCATCCATGGTTCTGCGCCGGATATTGCTGGTCAGGACAAAGCGAACCCCTTGGCGACTATTTTGTCCGTGTCCATGATGCTTCGGCATTCCTTTGATATGGCAGAAGAGGCAGACTGCATTGAACAGGCTGTTGAGAAGACGTTGGAACAGGGATACCGTACTGGCGACATCTGGCAGGAAGGTTGTAAACCTGTTGGATGCGTTGCTATGGCCGAGGCTGTACTTTCGAATATGTAA
- a CDS encoding GIY-YIG nuclease family protein, translating to MQHWYVYLLRCADDSLYCGITTDINRRLKEHNAGTASKYTRPRRPVALAACGEVADKSTALKLEIEIKKQHRNHKLAHLKTFTDALQE from the coding sequence ATGCAACACTGGTACGTCTATCTCCTGCGCTGTGCTGACGACAGCCTCTACTGCGGCATTACTACCGATATAAACAGACGATTGAAAGAGCACAACGCTGGAACAGCATCTAAATACACACGTCCTCGGCGGCCTGTCGCATTGGCGGCTTGCGGTGAAGTAGCCGATAAAAGCACTGCTCTCAAACTAGAAATCGAAATCAAGAAACAACACCGCAATCATAAATTAGCTCATCTCAAGACTTTCACAGACGCATTACAAGAATGA
- a CDS encoding ABC-F family ATP-binding cassette domain-containing protein, translated as MSRITVQSLGKSYGGEPVFSDVAFEVTPGMRLALTGPNGCGKSTLLKVLAGEIQPDAGQVTLSKGAQVGYVAQEMTGSVLEQQLLSWVLSALPSWNEFWEEWEKAVAAEDYGRIEKLSHRQAEFEERYGYNPDHKARAILTGLGFSDEELLKDIGELSGGWRERAKLARVLLQGADILLLDEPTNHLDLEAVEWLEEYLLNFRGTLTFVVHDRIFLNRVGTHVLFLGTGKPVFRKGSFDEYLIWDEENRSQRQKEADKLSARIDNEYKYINKFRVKARKAAQAQSKLKKVEKLEQELSQIKEAQAASHRGKSLNFRLPEPKRGDKVSASVVDLEFHYDGVGSVWPTLNFQLFRGKKVAVVAPNGAGKSTLLKLITGALEPTAGHVKVGSGTDLGYFSQHQHEILNLDNSVIGEIRRLSDSNLTEEQVMSVLGLFLLGESFFERKVKGLSGGEKSRLLLATLFLSRSNFLILDEPTNHLDIETREGLIRALKDYSGTLLFVAHDRYLLNEVAEEIWSLDKDGITQHLGGFEAYHAKSKQEEACRAGLAACLPDDVREKRKLTKEEKRRQAEDRNRLYRELKPLKKEYDKLEVDLEKVLDEQAGLEEKMNDPATYEKPEEALKLNGAYKEVSEWAENLMVRMGELEERIEAITSEVEDE; from the coding sequence ATGTCGCGAATTACTGTCCAGAGTCTTGGAAAATCCTATGGTGGAGAACCTGTTTTTTCAGATGTGGCTTTTGAGGTCACACCGGGAATGCGTCTTGCTCTGACCGGTCCCAATGGATGCGGAAAGAGTACCTTGCTCAAGGTTTTGGCCGGGGAGATCCAACCGGATGCGGGGCAGGTGACATTATCCAAGGGGGCGCAGGTCGGATACGTGGCGCAGGAAATGACCGGGTCGGTGCTGGAGCAGCAACTTCTCTCCTGGGTCCTTTCGGCGTTACCGTCATGGAACGAGTTCTGGGAAGAGTGGGAAAAAGCCGTTGCCGCCGAGGACTACGGACGTATCGAAAAACTCTCTCATCGACAGGCCGAGTTTGAGGAACGCTACGGATATAATCCCGATCACAAGGCGCGGGCTATTTTGACAGGTTTGGGTTTTAGTGACGAAGAATTGCTCAAAGACATCGGAGAATTGTCGGGTGGATGGCGAGAACGGGCAAAACTCGCCAGAGTACTCTTGCAGGGAGCAGATATTCTCTTGCTCGATGAACCGACAAACCATCTTGACTTGGAAGCTGTGGAGTGGCTGGAAGAGTATCTTCTAAATTTTCGTGGTACGCTCACGTTTGTGGTTCATGACCGAATTTTCCTCAATCGTGTGGGGACGCATGTCTTGTTTCTCGGAACCGGCAAGCCTGTTTTCCGCAAAGGCTCCTTTGATGAGTATTTGATCTGGGATGAAGAAAACAGGTCTCAACGTCAGAAAGAGGCGGACAAACTGTCGGCACGAATTGATAACGAATATAAGTATATCAACAAGTTCCGCGTCAAGGCTCGTAAGGCCGCCCAAGCGCAGAGTAAATTGAAAAAGGTGGAGAAGCTGGAGCAGGAGTTGAGTCAGATCAAGGAAGCTCAGGCTGCATCCCACCGCGGGAAGAGTCTGAACTTTCGCCTGCCTGAGCCTAAACGCGGGGATAAAGTTTCGGCGTCAGTCGTGGATTTGGAATTTCATTATGATGGCGTTGGTTCTGTGTGGCCGACACTCAATTTCCAGCTATTCCGGGGTAAGAAAGTCGCTGTGGTTGCTCCCAACGGTGCGGGAAAATCCACGCTGCTCAAGTTGATTACAGGGGCTCTTGAACCTACGGCAGGGCACGTCAAGGTGGGAAGTGGAACTGACCTTGGGTATTTCAGTCAGCATCAGCACGAGATTCTCAATCTGGACAATTCGGTTATAGGTGAGATCAGGCGTTTGTCTGATTCCAATTTGACCGAAGAACAAGTCATGAGCGTACTTGGCTTGTTTCTGTTGGGTGAGTCGTTTTTTGAGCGTAAGGTCAAAGGTTTGTCCGGCGGAGAAAAAAGTCGGTTGCTGCTGGCTACATTGTTTTTGTCCCGATCCAATTTTCTGATTCTTGATGAACCGACCAACCATCTGGATATCGAAACGCGTGAAGGGCTGATTCGTGCGCTCAAGGATTATTCCGGCACATTGCTCTTTGTAGCGCATGATCGCTATCTGCTTAATGAAGTGGCCGAAGAGATATGGTCTTTGGACAAAGACGGTATTACCCAACACCTTGGTGGGTTTGAGGCTTATCATGCCAAGAGCAAGCAGGAAGAAGCATGTCGGGCCGGGCTGGCAGCGTGTCTTCCAGATGATGTGCGTGAAAAGCGAAAGTTGACGAAGGAAGAGAAACGGCGTCAGGCAGAAGATCGCAATCGGTTGTACCGTGAACTCAAGCCGCTCAAGAAAGAATATGACAAACTGGAAGTAGATCTCGAGAAGGTACTGGATGAGCAGGCTGGGCTCGAGGAAAAAATGAATGATCCTGCAACATATGAAAAGCCAGAGGAAGCACTCAAACTTAATGGTGCTTACAAGGAAGTCTCGGAATGGGCAGAGAACCTGATGGTGCGTATGGGTGAACTTGAAGAAAGGATTGAAGCTATCACGTCCGAGGTGGAGGACGAATGA
- a CDS encoding (deoxy)nucleoside triphosphate pyrophosphohydrolase, whose translation MMKPHLQVVAGIVWRDGLYLAVQRPEGSRMAGWWEFPGGKVEEGEFRDAALVREFQEELNITPTEFEYWRNIEHEYDEFAVCLYFYHIHSYSGQLSMLEKQQFAWVNPSRTPTLNYLPADIAIVEALHSRYQND comes from the coding sequence ATGATGAAGCCGCATTTGCAAGTGGTGGCTGGGATTGTCTGGCGTGACGGCCTGTACCTTGCAGTCCAGCGGCCTGAAGGTTCGCGCATGGCGGGCTGGTGGGAATTCCCCGGTGGCAAGGTAGAAGAAGGGGAGTTCAGAGACGCCGCTTTGGTCCGTGAATTTCAGGAAGAACTTAATATCACTCCGACTGAATTTGAATACTGGCGCAATATTGAACATGAGTACGATGAGTTTGCTGTTTGTCTGTATTTTTACCATATACATAGCTATTCTGGTCAGTTGTCCATGTTGGAGAAGCAACAGTTCGCATGGGTCAATCCTTCCAGAACGCCAACCTTGAACTATTTGCCCGCCGATATCGCTATCGTTGAAGCACTTCATTCTCGTTATCAGAACGACTAA
- a CDS encoding methylenetetrahydrofolate reductase, producing the protein MRVCDLIEGKSPFISLEFFPPKEKEVWPKFFEVVDQLKVLNPLFASVTYGAGGGTQDNTLEIATQMKRDHGIEPITHLTSVGASADKLDDFLKSLRDADIQNVLALRGDPPRGVDDFDFDTQEFKHATDVIEFIKAHYPEMCVGGAAYPEPHHESPSIQSDLQMVNKKVQMGAQFLVTQLFFDNRVYFDYVERLKALGSYVPVIPGILPIMTLKSAKFILGLCGAAIPGKYLSSLEKAHEEGGDDAVYELGIAYATRQAQELIDGGAPGVHLYTLNQTKACLEIGQNLKF; encoded by the coding sequence TTGCGAGTTTGTGATTTGATCGAAGGGAAGTCTCCCTTCATCTCTTTGGAGTTCTTCCCCCCAAAGGAAAAGGAAGTCTGGCCTAAATTTTTCGAGGTCGTTGATCAGCTCAAGGTTTTGAACCCCCTGTTTGCATCCGTTACCTATGGTGCCGGAGGTGGGACTCAAGACAATACTTTGGAAATTGCCACCCAAATGAAAAGGGATCATGGCATTGAGCCGATTACACATCTGACCAGTGTCGGTGCGTCTGCCGACAAACTTGATGATTTCCTGAAAAGCCTGCGCGATGCCGATATTCAGAACGTTTTGGCTTTGCGTGGTGATCCTCCTCGTGGTGTGGACGATTTTGATTTTGACACTCAGGAATTCAAGCATGCAACAGATGTAATCGAATTCATTAAAGCGCATTACCCGGAAATGTGTGTCGGCGGAGCCGCATATCCTGAACCGCATCATGAATCTCCTTCCATTCAGTCCGACCTGCAAATGGTCAACAAAAAGGTACAGATGGGGGCGCAATTCCTGGTGACGCAGCTGTTTTTCGATAATCGTGTTTATTTCGATTATGTGGAAAGGCTCAAGGCTCTCGGGTCATATGTTCCTGTAATTCCGGGTATTTTGCCTATCATGACTCTTAAGTCAGCCAAGTTTATTCTCGGTCTGTGCGGTGCTGCTATTCCAGGAAAATATCTCAGCAGCCTGGAAAAAGCCCATGAAGAGGGTGGCGATGACGCTGTCTATGAATTGGGGATCGCATATGCGACCAGACAGGCGCAGGAACTCATCGACGGCGGTGCGCCGGGCGTCCATCTGTATACGCTCAATCAAACCAAGGCGTGCCTCGAAATTGGACAAAATTTAAAGTTTTAG
- a CDS encoding aspartate-semialdehyde dehydrogenase, translating into MNRNLVVAVCGATGAVGQEMLKVLEQRDFPYSKVIPMASSRSVGKKVTCKGEELSVVELTEESFNGVDLALFSAGGATSKKFAPIAAQSGCVVVDNSAAWRMDDECPLVVPEVNPHDLDWHKGIIANPNCSTIQLMVALKPIHDEARIKRVVVSTYQAVSGTGQKAIEELENQVRRLMSGQPVVADVYPHQIAFNCLPHIDVFMDNGYTKEEMKMVNETVKIMGDPSIKVTATCVRVPVFYGHSEAVNIETEEKLTADDVRALLAQAPGIIVEDFPEKNAYPMPVSAAGEDATYVGRIREDETIENGINMWVVSDNIRKGAALNTVQIAETLIERDLVRVP; encoded by the coding sequence ATGAACAGGAATCTGGTAGTGGCCGTATGCGGCGCAACAGGCGCGGTCGGTCAGGAAATGTTGAAGGTGTTGGAGCAGCGTGATTTCCCATACAGCAAGGTCATTCCCATGGCTTCGTCCAGGAGTGTCGGCAAGAAAGTGACCTGCAAGGGTGAGGAATTGTCCGTTGTGGAATTGACCGAAGAGTCTTTCAATGGTGTCGATCTCGCATTGTTTTCCGCTGGCGGCGCAACCAGCAAGAAGTTCGCTCCCATAGCCGCGCAATCCGGCTGCGTGGTGGTTGACAATTCCGCTGCCTGGCGCATGGATGACGAGTGTCCTTTGGTTGTTCCGGAAGTGAATCCGCACGATCTCGACTGGCACAAAGGCATCATTGCCAATCCTAACTGTTCGACTATCCAGTTGATGGTGGCCCTCAAACCCATCCATGATGAAGCACGGATTAAGCGTGTGGTTGTTTCCACCTATCAGGCGGTATCCGGTACCGGCCAGAAGGCTATTGAAGAACTGGAAAATCAGGTACGTCGATTGATGTCCGGCCAGCCCGTGGTTGCGGATGTTTATCCTCACCAGATTGCCTTCAACTGCTTGCCGCACATCGATGTCTTCATGGATAACGGGTATACCAAGGAAGAAATGAAGATGGTCAATGAGACCGTCAAAATCATGGGCGATCCGAGCATCAAGGTTACTGCCACCTGCGTTCGTGTGCCGGTTTTCTACGGTCATTCCGAGGCTGTGAATATCGAAACCGAGGAAAAGCTGACCGCGGATGATGTACGTGCACTGCTGGCACAAGCTCCCGGTATTATCGTTGAAGATTTCCCCGAGAAAAACGCCTACCCGATGCCGGTCAGTGCAGCCGGTGAGGATGCGACTTATGTTGGCCGTATTCGTGAGGATGAAACCATAGAAAACGGCATCAACATGTGGGTCGTTTCTGATAATATTCGTAAGGGTGCTGCCCTGAACACCGTCCAGATTGCCGAAACGTTGATTGAGCGCGACCTTGTTCGCGTCCCCTAA
- a CDS encoding aminotransferase class IV — translation MVKITDSKGYMDALMSVDRPVSGKVHAFYDHSVGMICLDPEVMLMPWDDHLVHRGDGIFEVMKFVDGKLYQLDAHMSRMKRSCESIFMEPPCSWEEVGELVVEVCRAGGRDTGMARVMIGRGPGGFGIDPAECPETSLYVVAYDLYIKPESAYEQGVTAFKTSVPAKQSYLATIKSIDYLPNVLMKREATEKGYDYPFCFDDDGFLAEGAVENVCIVNEDGKLIIPEFTNALPGTTMLRAVDLIKDDMSVIFRGIREEEILMAKEVIIVGTTGDAIPVVRYNGKPIHDVKPGPVAKRLRELLKQDLIETGIQL, via the coding sequence GTGGTAAAAATCACCGATTCCAAAGGGTATATGGATGCCCTGATGTCCGTTGACAGACCTGTCAGTGGGAAGGTTCATGCTTTTTATGATCATAGTGTGGGCATGATCTGCCTGGACCCTGAAGTGATGCTCATGCCATGGGATGACCACTTGGTGCACCGTGGTGATGGGATATTCGAGGTCATGAAGTTCGTTGACGGTAAACTCTATCAGCTTGACGCTCACATGAGTCGCATGAAGCGTTCGTGTGAGTCTATCTTCATGGAGCCGCCATGCTCCTGGGAGGAAGTCGGTGAACTGGTTGTGGAAGTCTGTCGCGCAGGCGGTCGTGATACCGGCATGGCACGGGTGATGATCGGGCGTGGCCCGGGTGGTTTTGGTATTGACCCGGCAGAATGTCCTGAAACCAGTCTGTATGTGGTGGCATATGACCTCTACATCAAGCCGGAGTCAGCCTATGAACAGGGCGTCACCGCTTTCAAGACATCGGTTCCGGCCAAGCAATCCTATCTGGCGACAATCAAATCCATTGATTATCTCCCTAACGTTTTGATGAAGCGTGAGGCTACGGAAAAGGGGTATGACTACCCGTTCTGTTTTGATGACGATGGTTTTCTGGCTGAAGGAGCCGTTGAAAACGTTTGCATCGTCAATGAGGACGGCAAGCTGATCATTCCTGAGTTTACCAATGCCTTGCCCGGAACGACAATGCTTCGGGCTGTGGATCTGATCAAGGATGATATGTCTGTCATTTTCCGTGGTATTCGTGAGGAAGAAATTCTGATGGCCAAGGAAGTCATTATCGTCGGCACGACCGGCGACGCGATTCCGGTTGTCCGGTATAATGGTAAACCCATTCACGACGTCAAGCCCGGCCCTGTTGCAAAGCGCCTTCGGGAATTGCTCAAGCAGGATCTGATCGAGACAGGGATTCAGTTGTAA
- a CDS encoding glycosyltransferase family 2 protein: protein MKTNNTVSIIISDLETHTSLRRLLHSISRQSTGLDCLEVIVVGNGGHSQADPSLWHAITGIDTIHLENMSPGTTPAEACNAMAKKTSGEKLMFLRPDYRLDPKYLTTALAVFDDHPETDIMYSDYIRLAPSDKTSRPGIIQLPSFRESLLQARGFLGPAVILTREAWETTQGFRENTVYRDWDFWVQAALAGNRFYHVNYPLASCEHRKVSFRERAEDGRCKAMIVINNQGFFHEHTIRWALSYLRGESWAEAYGFMTIPGPIDVTRMMHDHAAKIMGVDLMTEKAVRQFDRTAPHTKVAL from the coding sequence ATGAAGACAAACAACACTGTCTCAATAATTATTTCCGATTTGGAAACACACACCAGTCTGAGGAGACTGCTGCATTCCATTTCCCGGCAGTCAACAGGACTCGATTGTTTGGAAGTTATCGTGGTTGGCAACGGCGGACATTCTCAAGCTGACCCTTCTTTATGGCATGCCATCACAGGCATCGACACTATCCATCTTGAAAACATGTCTCCTGGAACAACTCCGGCCGAAGCCTGCAATGCGATGGCGAAAAAGACCAGTGGCGAAAAGCTCATGTTTCTGCGTCCGGATTACCGCCTGGATCCAAAATATTTGACTACGGCTCTTGCTGTCTTCGACGACCATCCAGAAACGGATATAATGTATTCGGATTACATCAGATTGGCACCGTCAGATAAGACCAGTCGCCCCGGTATCATTCAGCTTCCGAGCTTCAGAGAGAGCCTGCTCCAGGCACGGGGTTTTCTTGGACCAGCGGTTATTCTGACACGAGAGGCATGGGAAACAACACAGGGATTCCGTGAAAACACCGTATACCGTGACTGGGATTTCTGGGTGCAGGCCGCACTGGCCGGAAACAGATTCTATCACGTGAATTATCCACTGGCTTCCTGTGAACACCGTAAGGTTTCATTCAGGGAACGAGCTGAAGACGGCCGCTGCAAGGCCATGATCGTCATCAACAATCAGGGATTCTTCCACGAGCACACTATCCGCTGGGCTCTTTCCTACCTGCGAGGCGAATCCTGGGCCGAAGCATATGGGTTCATGACAATACCCGGCCCCATAGACGTCACACGAATGATGCACGACCATGCGGCAAAAATTATGGGCGTCGATCTCATGACTGAAAAAGCTGTTAGACAATTCGACCGCACAGCACCGCACACCAAGGTCGCCCTATAA